acgagcagcatttaaGGACGGTGCTCCAagttttgagggagaagaagttatatgctaagttgtCTGAGTGTAAGTTCTGGATGGATTTGGTGGCACTCTTGGTCCATATGGTGTCCAGTGAGTGGATTAAGGTGGATCTtgagaagattgaggcagttcaaagttggcctagaCCTTCTACAGTCATGGAGATTaggagttttctaggtttggctgggtattattgCCGATTTGtcgaggggttttcatctattgcaggccAATTGACTATGTTgactccattcaggtggtctaaaGAATGTGAGGAgatatttcagaagctcaagacttctttgactacaGCTTTAGTTTTGGTTTTGCCTTCAGGATCGAGATCATATACTGTTTATTGTGACACTTTGCTTACTGATCtcgggtgtgtattgatgcaggattctagggtgattgcctatgcttcacatcagttgaagccccatgaaaagaactatccggtGCATCATTTGAAGTtagaagttattgttcatgccttcatgatttggaggcattacttatatgacGTGGCTTGTGAGGTATATGTGGATCATC
The sequence above is drawn from the Nicotiana tabacum cultivar K326 chromosome 13, ASM71507v2, whole genome shotgun sequence genome and encodes:
- the LOC142168180 gene encoding putative mitochondrial protein AtMg00860, yielding MNIVFQPYLPSFIIMFIDDILVYPHSKEEHEQHLRTVLQVLREKKLYAKLSECKFWMDLVALLVHMVSSEWIKVDLEKIEAVQSWPRPSTVMEIRSFLGLAGYYCRFVEGFSSIAGQLTMLTPFRWSKECEEIFQKLKTSLTTALVLVLPSGSRSYTVYYDLSRKAESMGSLAFNIVGERHLDMDVQELANRLVSLDISELSIVLACVVFLSSLFESIKAR